The following coding sequences are from one uncultured Bacteroides sp. window:
- a CDS encoding NADH-quinone oxidoreductase subunit B, whose translation MEMKKPKIKSIPYEEFTDNASLEEMVKELNKNGASVFVGAMDDLINWGRSNSLWPLTFATSCCGIEFMALGAARYDMARFGFEVARASPRQADMIMVCGTITNKMAPVLKRLYDQMADPKYVVAVGGCAVSGGPFKKSYHVLNGVDKILPVDVYIPGCPPRPEAFYYGMMQLQRKVKIEKFFGGVNKKEKRHE comes from the coding sequence ATGGAAATGAAAAAGCCCAAAATAAAATCAATTCCTTACGAGGAATTTACAGACAATGCATCACTGGAAGAAATGGTCAAAGAGCTTAATAAGAATGGTGCTAGCGTTTTTGTGGGTGCTATGGATGACCTCATTAATTGGGGACGAAGTAACTCCCTATGGCCATTAACATTTGCAACAAGCTGTTGTGGCATTGAATTCATGGCACTTGGAGCCGCCCGTTATGATATGGCCCGATTTGGGTTTGAAGTAGCACGTGCTAGTCCGCGTCAAGCAGATATGATCATGGTATGCGGAACGATCACTAACAAAATGGCTCCGGTACTCAAACGCCTCTATGATCAGATGGCAGATCCTAAATATGTAGTAGCAGTAGGAGGATGTGCAGTTAGCGGTGGTCCATTTAAAAAGTCATACCATGTTTTAAATGGAGTAGATAAAATTTTACCCGTAGACGTATATATTCCCGGATGCCCGCCAAGACCTGAAGCATTCTACTACGGGATGATGCAGTTACAGCGTAAAGTTAAAATAGAAAAGTTCTTCGGAGGCGTAAATAAAAAGGAAAAAAGACATGAATGA
- a CDS encoding NADH-quinone oxidoreductase subunit A — MNFVLLVVVLLTAITLVAVALIIAKAISPRSYNPQKEEAYECGIPTRGKSWMQFRVGYYLFAILFLMFDVETVFLFPWAVTVKELGTSGLLSILFFFIILVLGLAYAWRKGALEWK, encoded by the coding sequence ATGAATTTTGTACTATTAGTCGTAGTTTTATTAACGGCAATAACATTAGTTGCTGTCGCCTTGATTATAGCAAAAGCTATATCACCCCGCTCTTATAATCCCCAAAAAGAAGAAGCATACGAATGTGGTATTCCTACACGTGGAAAATCATGGATGCAATTTCGAGTGGGATACTATTTATTTGCTATTTTGTTCCTAATGTTTGACGTAGAAACAGTATTCCTCTTCCCTTGGGCGGTTACCGTTAAGGAATTAGGAACTAGTGGACTTCTTAGCATTCTCTTCTTTTTTATTATTTTAGTTCTAGGTCTTGCTTACGCCTGGAGGAAAGGAGCATTAGAATGGAAATGA
- a CDS encoding TrkH family potassium uptake protein: protein MINIKMIYRIMGFLILIETAMLLSCIGVSLYYQENDLNSFLITSAVTACTGFLLMLIGKNAEKHLSRKDGYIIVSLVWVIFSIFGMLPFYLSGYIPNITNAFFETMSGFTTTGASILDNIEALPHGLLFWRSMTQWIGGLGIVFFTIAILPIFGIGSMQLFAAEATGPTHDKIHPRIGVTAKLLWSIYLVLTISETILLMMGGMSLFDAICHSFTTTATGGFSTKQASIAYYNSPYIEYVVSIFMILSGINFTLYFFCIKGKIKKFFRDEEMKWYLASIAIFTSIIAFTLIRTSSMGIEECFRKALFQVASLHTTTGYATADYMTWAPFLWAMLAITMIIGGCAGSTSGGLKDIRVLIIARIIKNEFKHIIHPNAVLPVRANKQIMSPSIKNSILAFTLLYIIVSVISWLIMMSLGVGCIESFGTVISSMGGVGPGLGTCGPAYSWNHLPDAAKWLLSFLMLIGRLEIFTILLMFTPEFWKKN, encoded by the coding sequence ATGATAAATATAAAGATGATTTACAGAATCATGGGATTCCTGATTCTAATTGAAACAGCCATGCTGCTATCTTGCATTGGAGTTTCCCTATACTATCAAGAAAACGATCTAAACAGTTTCCTTATCACAAGTGCTGTCACAGCTTGTACTGGTTTTCTTTTAATGCTGATAGGAAAAAATGCGGAAAAACACTTAAGTCGCAAAGATGGCTATATCATTGTGAGTCTTGTATGGGTCATCTTTAGTATTTTTGGCATGCTACCTTTTTATTTAAGCGGATATATTCCTAATATCACCAACGCCTTTTTTGAAACGATGTCAGGCTTTACTACCACTGGGGCCTCTATCTTAGATAACATAGAAGCATTACCTCACGGACTATTATTTTGGAGAAGCATGACTCAATGGATCGGAGGATTAGGGATTGTTTTCTTCACCATTGCTATCTTACCTATTTTCGGAATAGGGAGTATGCAACTCTTTGCGGCAGAAGCAACGGGTCCCACACACGATAAGATACACCCTCGTATTGGAGTAACTGCCAAGTTATTATGGAGCATTTATTTAGTTCTCACCATTAGCGAAACAATATTATTAATGATGGGAGGAATGAGCCTTTTCGATGCTATTTGTCATTCATTCACAACCACTGCAACAGGAGGTTTCTCCACCAAACAAGCTAGTATAGCTTATTATAATTCCCCTTATATAGAATATGTTGTTTCTATCTTCATGATTCTATCTGGAATAAATTTTACGCTCTATTTTTTCTGCATAAAAGGGAAAATCAAAAAATTCTTTAGAGACGAAGAAATGAAATGGTATTTAGCCTCTATTGCCATTTTTACTAGTATTATAGCTTTCACGTTGATACGTACATCTTCAATGGGAATAGAAGAATGTTTTAGAAAAGCATTATTTCAAGTGGCCTCTTTACATACTACCACTGGATATGCAACGGCGGATTATATGACATGGGCTCCTTTTTTATGGGCAATGCTGGCTATTACCATGATTATTGGTGGCTGTGCCGGTTCAACAAGTGGAGGATTAAAAGATATACGTGTATTAATTATAGCAAGAATCATCAAGAATGAGTTTAAACACATTATACATCCTAATGCGGTGTTACCGGTTAGAGCCAACAAGCAAATAATGTCACCATCCATCAAAAATTCCATTCTTGCCTTCACCTTATTATATATAATTGTATCAGTAATAAGCTGGCTTATCATGATGTCGTTAGGTGTTGGTTGCATAGAATCTTTTGGTACAGTTATTTCCAGTATGGGCGGTGTAGGGCCCGGACTAGGCACATGCGGCCCGGCATACAGTTGGAATCATCTACCAGATGCTGCTAAATGGTTACTTTCTTTCTTAATGTTAATCGGGCGATTAGAAATATTTACAATATTACTTATGTTTACTCCAGAATTTTGGAAAAAGAATTGA
- the trkA gene encoding Trk system potassium transporter TrkA, which produces MKIIIAGAGAVGTHLAKLLSRERQDIILIDDDEDKLSTLSSNFDLMTVCASPSSISGLKEVGVKDANLFIAVTPDESRNMTACMIATNLGAKKTVARIDNYEYLLPKNKEFFKKLGVDSLIYPEMLAAKEIVSSMRMSWIRQWWEFCGGALILIGTKMRNNAEILNIPLQQLGEGNTPYHIVAIKRGNKTIIPRGNDVIKVFDIVYFTTTRKYIPYIRKIAGKEDYADVRKVMIMGGSRIAVRTAQYVPDYMQVKIIEHDVNRCNRLTELLDDKVMVINGDGRDMNLLAEEGLKNTEAFVAVTGNSETNILACLAAKRMGVSKTVAEVENIDYIGMAESLDIGTVINKKMIAAGHIYQMMLDADVSNVKSLTFANAEVAEFTVKSNSKVAKHLVKDLGLPKGATIGGLIRNGEGVVVSGDTLIKAGDHVVVFCQNMMIKKIERFFS; this is translated from the coding sequence ATGAAGATAATTATTGCCGGTGCCGGAGCAGTAGGCACACATTTAGCCAAATTGTTATCCCGTGAAAGACAGGATATTATTCTGATAGATGACGACGAAGATAAACTGAGCACATTAAGTTCCAATTTCGATTTAATGACAGTTTGTGCATCTCCCTCATCCATATCCGGATTAAAAGAGGTCGGAGTAAAAGACGCCAATCTGTTCATTGCCGTTACGCCGGATGAAAGCCGCAATATGACTGCCTGCATGATTGCAACTAATTTAGGAGCAAAAAAAACAGTTGCACGTATCGACAATTATGAATATTTATTGCCCAAAAACAAAGAGTTCTTTAAAAAATTAGGTGTTGATTCTTTAATTTACCCCGAAATGTTGGCAGCTAAAGAAATTGTTTCTTCCATGCGCATGAGTTGGATTCGCCAATGGTGGGAATTTTGTGGAGGAGCTCTTATTCTTATTGGAACTAAAATGCGAAATAATGCAGAAATTCTGAACATACCCCTTCAACAATTAGGAGAAGGGAATACGCCTTACCATATCGTAGCTATCAAACGAGGCAATAAGACAATCATTCCGCGAGGAAATGATGTTATTAAAGTCTTTGATATTGTATATTTCACCACTACTCGCAAATACATTCCTTATATTCGAAAAATCGCAGGAAAAGAAGACTATGCAGATGTCCGTAAAGTAATGATTATGGGAGGAAGCCGCATAGCTGTACGCACAGCTCAATACGTTCCGGATTACATGCAAGTCAAAATAATAGAACATGACGTAAATCGTTGTAACAGATTAACAGAATTGCTCGACGATAAGGTTATGGTTATTAATGGCGATGGAAGAGATATGAACCTGCTAGCTGAAGAAGGATTAAAAAATACTGAAGCTTTTGTTGCTGTAACAGGAAACTCTGAAACAAATATTCTAGCATGCCTCGCAGCAAAAAGAATGGGCGTTAGCAAGACAGTAGCAGAAGTAGAAAATATAGATTACATAGGCATGGCTGAAAGCCTTGATATCGGTACTGTCATTAATAAAAAAATGATTGCAGCCGGACACATCTATCAAATGATGCTTGATGCAGATGTTTCAAACGTAAAAAGCCTCACATTTGCAAATGCAGAAGTAGCTGAGTTTACAGTCAAATCCAATTCCAAAGTAGCTAAACACTTAGTAAAGGATTTAGGATTACCTAAAGGAGCAACAATTGGAGGATTAATCCGTAACGGCGAAGGAGTCGTAGTGAGTGGAGATACACTGATAAAAGCCGGTGATCACGTTGTTGTTTTTTGCCAAAACATGATGATAAAAAAAATAGAAAGATTCTTTAGCTAA
- the dxs gene encoding 1-deoxy-D-xylulose-5-phosphate synthase, whose amino-acid sequence MKNNSTYNLLNNISSPEDLRTLRMNDLPEVCAELRQDIIKELSCNPGHFAASLGVVELTVALHYVYNTPYDRIVWDVGHQAYGHKILTGRREIFSTNRKFKGIRPFPSPEESKYDTFTCGHASNSISAALGMAVAANKKGEDDRHVIAVIGDGSMSGGLAFEGLNNASSTPNNLLIILNDNDMSIDRSVGGMKQYLFNLTTSNRYNRLRFEASKILFKIGILNEDRRKSLIRFGNSLKSMLAQQQNIFEGMNIRYFGPIDGHDVKNISRILQDLKEMQGPKILHLHTIKGKGFEPAEKHATLWHAPGKFNPETGERIIADTNGLPPLFQDVFGKTLVELAKSNSKIIGVTPAMPTGCSMNILMQEMPDKAFDVGIAEGHAVTFSGGMAKEGLMPFCNIYSSFMQRAYDNIIHDVAIQNLNVAFCLDRAGLVGEDGPTHHGVFDLAYLRPIPHLTIASPMDEHELRKLMYTAQLPNKGPFVIRYPKGRGTLLEWKCAFEEIQVGTGRKIKEGDEIAVLTLGPIGKEVEKAIEMAEEQQISSIAHYDIRFVKPLDKELLHEVGRKFNKIITVEDGIIQGGMGSAILEFLSDNNYYPRLKRLGISDTFIEHGSIKELHHLCGLDAIGIYQAIMQMHSL is encoded by the coding sequence ATGAAGAACAATTCTACATATAACTTGCTCAACAACATCTCATCTCCTGAAGATCTTCGTACATTGCGCATGAATGACCTTCCCGAAGTATGTGCAGAGTTGCGGCAAGACATCATAAAAGAACTATCCTGTAACCCCGGACATTTTGCTGCAAGCTTAGGCGTAGTGGAGCTCACTGTAGCTTTGCATTACGTATACAATACTCCATACGATCGCATAGTATGGGATGTAGGACATCAAGCATATGGTCATAAAATACTAACAGGACGTCGTGAGATTTTTTCTACAAACAGAAAATTTAAAGGCATACGTCCATTCCCTTCTCCTGAAGAAAGCAAATACGATACTTTTACCTGTGGACACGCTTCCAATTCTATCTCAGCAGCGCTTGGAATGGCAGTTGCTGCTAATAAAAAGGGAGAAGATGATCGGCATGTCATAGCAGTAATAGGAGATGGCTCCATGAGCGGAGGACTGGCTTTTGAAGGGTTAAACAATGCTTCGTCAACCCCTAACAATCTATTGATTATTCTAAATGACAATGACATGTCTATTGATCGTAGTGTTGGTGGAATGAAGCAATATTTGTTTAACCTGACTACCTCTAATCGTTATAACCGTCTCCGTTTTGAAGCTTCAAAAATCTTATTCAAAATAGGAATTTTGAATGAAGACAGACGTAAAAGCTTAATTCGTTTTGGGAATAGCTTAAAATCAATGTTAGCCCAACAACAAAATATTTTTGAAGGAATGAATATCCGTTATTTCGGACCAATTGATGGCCACGACGTAAAGAATATATCGCGGATATTACAAGACCTTAAAGAGATGCAAGGGCCTAAAATACTACATCTGCATACGATCAAAGGAAAAGGATTTGAACCTGCCGAAAAACATGCAACTCTATGGCATGCGCCCGGAAAATTCAACCCAGAGACAGGAGAACGAATTATTGCAGACACCAATGGATTGCCTCCTTTATTTCAAGATGTATTTGGCAAAACATTAGTTGAACTAGCTAAAAGTAACAGCAAGATTATAGGAGTCACTCCGGCTATGCCTACAGGGTGCTCCATGAATATACTCATGCAAGAAATGCCCGACAAAGCTTTTGACGTAGGCATCGCCGAAGGACATGCAGTGACTTTCTCTGGTGGGATGGCAAAGGAAGGCTTAATGCCATTCTGCAACATTTACTCTTCATTTATGCAACGGGCATATGATAATATAATTCATGACGTTGCTATCCAAAACTTGAATGTAGCGTTCTGTCTTGATAGGGCAGGATTGGTAGGAGAAGATGGACCTACCCATCATGGAGTTTTCGACCTTGCTTATCTAAGACCTATTCCTCATCTCACAATTGCGTCCCCAATGGATGAACACGAATTAAGAAAATTAATGTATACTGCTCAGCTTCCCAACAAAGGGCCTTTTGTGATTCGTTACCCCAAAGGGAGAGGTACATTATTAGAGTGGAAATGCGCATTTGAAGAGATCCAAGTGGGTACGGGGCGAAAAATTAAAGAAGGTGACGAAATAGCAGTGCTAACTCTAGGTCCTATTGGAAAAGAGGTCGAAAAAGCAATAGAAATGGCGGAAGAGCAACAGATCTCCTCCATAGCACACTATGATATACGATTCGTCAAGCCTCTTGATAAAGAGCTATTGCACGAGGTCGGACGCAAATTCAACAAAATTATAACAGTTGAAGATGGTATTATTCAGGGAGGCATGGGAAGTGCAATTCTTGAATTTCTATCAGACAATAATTATTACCCAAGACTGAAACGTCTAGGAATATCTGATACATTCATAGAACATGGAAGTATTAAAGAATTGCATCACCTATGCGGTTTAGATGCGATCGGCATTTATCAGGCAATCATGCAGATGCACTCATTATGA
- a CDS encoding GSCFA domain-containing protein, producing MEFRTIMDYPQANFSMSHSDNFLLLGSCFAENIGSMMIDNKFHCELNPYGILYNPFSISRALREIISGKQYTEKDLFFYRECYHSYMHHGSFSAFTQDKCLTRVNEHLKRAHELCSTSMNYLIITFGTSWVYTLKETNEVVSNCHKLPAANFIRRLLTVNEIVADYTSLISKLLESRPSLKIVFTVSPIRHIKDGLHANQISKSTLLLAIDMLQKVFPNIVFYFPAYEILMDELRDYRFYADDMIHPSDMAIRYIWNTFAAFYFSKETTKIMQEYGDIHKALSHKPFRRDSEEYKRFLGQIVLKIKRLKEKYPYLDVEKEIELCHIQLNQ from the coding sequence ATGGAATTTAGAACAATAATGGACTATCCTCAAGCAAATTTCTCAATGAGTCATTCTGATAATTTTTTATTGTTGGGTTCTTGTTTTGCCGAAAATATCGGCTCAATGATGATTGATAACAAGTTTCATTGCGAATTAAATCCGTATGGTATCCTTTATAATCCTTTTTCGATATCTAGAGCTTTGAGGGAAATTATTTCAGGGAAGCAATATACTGAAAAGGATTTGTTCTTTTACCGTGAATGTTATCATAGTTATATGCATCATGGTTCTTTTTCTGCTTTTACTCAGGATAAATGTCTCACGAGAGTAAATGAACACTTAAAAAGAGCGCATGAACTATGTAGTACTTCGATGAATTATTTGATTATAACTTTTGGAACTTCCTGGGTTTATACACTCAAAGAAACAAATGAGGTAGTCTCTAATTGTCATAAACTTCCGGCGGCGAACTTTATCCGCCGTTTGCTAACTGTAAATGAAATTGTGGCAGATTACACATCTCTTATCTCGAAACTTCTGGAATCTCGTCCTTCATTGAAGATTGTGTTTACGGTCAGCCCTATTCGTCATATAAAAGATGGTTTACATGCTAATCAGATAAGTAAATCTACTTTGCTATTAGCTATTGATATGCTTCAAAAAGTATTTCCTAACATTGTTTTTTACTTTCCAGCATATGAAATCCTTATGGATGAGTTACGTGATTATCGCTTTTATGCAGATGACATGATTCATCCTTCGGATATGGCTATCAGGTATATTTGGAATACTTTTGCTGCTTTTTATTTCTCTAAAGAAACGACAAAGATTATGCAGGAATATGGAGATATACACAAGGCATTGTCTCATAAGCCTTTTAGAAGAGATTCTGAGGAATATAAACGATTTTTAGGACAAATAGTGTTAAAAATAAAACGACTTAAAGAAAAATACCCGTACTTAGATGTAGAAAAAGAAATAGAACTATGTCATATACAATTGAATCAATAG
- a CDS encoding bifunctional UDP-N-acetylmuramoyl-tripeptide:D-alanyl-D-alanine ligase/alanine racemase has protein sequence MSYTIESIAKRISAKRFGNTESHIDWLLTDSRSLCFPEETLFFALSTKRNNGAKYIPDLYARGVRNFVVHNTFNEQANYGDSNFLFVPNPLRALQKLAEQHREQFQIPVIGVTGSNGKTIVKEWLHQLFSPDLNIVRSPRSYNSQIGVPVSVWQMNALSQLGIFEAGISEVGEMRALQNIIKPTIGVFTNIGGAHQENFFSLQEKCMEKLVLFKNCDVIIYNGDNELISNCVAKSMFTAREIAWSCTDMEKPLFISKIEKNDEYTTISYRYLEMDNSYRIPFIDDASIENSLNCLAVCLYLMLSPEQITERMARLEPIAMRLEVKEGKNNCVLINDSYNSDLASLDIALDFLYRRSLSKKLKRTLILSDLLETGQSTTTLYRKVAQLVHNRGIEKIIGVGHEISSCSARFDGEKHFFPNTEDLQASDIFKNLKDEIILIKGSRNFGFDMVSESLELKVHETILEINLNALINNFNYYRAKLKPETKMACMVKAFAYGAGSYEIAKTLQEHHVDYLAVAVADEGSDLRKAGITGSIIIMNPEMTTFKTMFDYKLEPEVYSFHLLDALIKEAEKEGITNFPIHIKLDTGMHRLGFAPEDMPALIKRLKSQNSVIPRSVFSHMVGSDSPQFDAFTRVQIETFDKASTELQSEFSHKILRHICNSAGIERFPDSQFDMVRLGIGLYGVNPIDNSIINNVSTLRTTILQVRDVPAEDTVGYGRKGHLTRYSRIAAIPIGYADGLDRHLGNGKGYCLVNGQKAAYVGNICMDVCMIDVTDIDCKEGDKVVIFGDELPITVLSDLLGTIPYEVLTGISSRVKRIYYQD, from the coding sequence ATGTCATATACAATTGAATCAATAGCTAAACGTATTTCTGCTAAGCGATTTGGTAATACAGAGAGCCATATAGACTGGTTACTTACTGATAGTCGCTCGTTATGTTTTCCTGAAGAAACTCTCTTTTTTGCTTTATCTACAAAAAGGAATAATGGAGCAAAATATATTCCTGACTTATATGCAAGGGGGGTACGTAATTTTGTGGTTCATAATACTTTTAATGAACAAGCTAACTATGGTGATAGCAATTTTCTTTTTGTTCCTAACCCTCTTCGAGCTTTGCAAAAATTGGCAGAACAGCATCGTGAGCAATTTCAAATACCTGTTATAGGAGTGACAGGAAGTAATGGAAAAACAATTGTAAAAGAGTGGTTGCATCAGTTGTTTAGTCCTGATTTGAATATTGTTCGCTCTCCTCGTAGCTATAATTCTCAAATAGGAGTGCCTGTTTCTGTTTGGCAGATGAATGCTCTCTCTCAATTGGGTATTTTTGAGGCTGGAATCTCAGAAGTAGGAGAGATGCGGGCTTTGCAGAATATAATTAAACCAACTATTGGAGTCTTTACAAATATAGGGGGCGCGCATCAAGAAAACTTTTTTTCTCTCCAGGAGAAATGTATGGAAAAGCTTGTCTTATTTAAGAATTGTGACGTAATTATTTATAATGGTGACAATGAACTTATCAGCAACTGTGTTGCCAAATCTATGTTTACTGCACGTGAAATAGCTTGGTCTTGCACTGACATGGAAAAGCCTTTGTTTATTAGTAAAATAGAGAAAAATGATGAATATACTACCATTTCTTATCGTTATCTTGAAATGGATAATTCATATCGTATTCCCTTTATAGACGATGCATCTATTGAGAATTCTTTAAATTGTTTGGCTGTGTGTCTTTACCTTATGTTATCTCCTGAACAAATTACTGAAAGGATGGCACGTTTGGAGCCCATTGCTATGCGTTTGGAGGTTAAAGAAGGAAAGAATAACTGCGTACTAATAAATGATAGTTATAACTCAGATTTAGCATCGTTGGATATAGCACTTGACTTTCTTTATCGCCGTTCTTTATCTAAAAAGTTGAAACGTACTTTGATTCTTTCCGATCTTTTGGAAACAGGTCAAAGTACCACTACATTGTATCGTAAGGTAGCTCAATTAGTACATAATCGAGGAATAGAAAAGATTATCGGAGTGGGACATGAAATATCTTCTTGTAGTGCGCGCTTTGATGGTGAAAAGCATTTCTTCCCAAATACAGAAGATCTGCAAGCTTCTGATATCTTTAAAAATTTAAAGGATGAGATTATTCTCATTAAAGGCTCTCGTAATTTTGGATTTGATATGGTTTCGGAGAGTTTGGAACTGAAAGTACATGAAACAATTTTAGAAATAAACCTCAATGCGCTTATAAATAATTTCAATTATTATCGGGCAAAGTTGAAACCTGAAACAAAGATGGCCTGTATGGTAAAGGCTTTTGCCTATGGCGCAGGTTCTTATGAAATTGCTAAAACTCTTCAGGAACATCATGTCGATTACCTGGCTGTGGCTGTAGCGGATGAAGGTTCTGATTTGCGTAAAGCCGGTATTACAGGTTCTATTATAATTATGAATCCGGAAATGACCACTTTTAAAACGATGTTTGATTATAAGTTAGAGCCTGAAGTATATAGTTTTCATTTGCTTGACGCACTTATTAAAGAGGCTGAAAAGGAGGGGATAACGAATTTTCCTATCCACATCAAATTAGATACCGGAATGCATCGCTTGGGATTTGCTCCTGAAGACATGCCAGCTCTCATCAAGCGTTTGAAAAGTCAAAATTCGGTCATCCCGCGTTCCGTTTTTTCTCACATGGTGGGTAGTGATAGCCCTCAGTTTGATGCTTTTACTCGTGTGCAAATAGAGACATTTGATAAAGCATCAACAGAACTTCAGAGTGAGTTTTCCCACAAGATACTCCGTCATATATGCAATTCTGCCGGTATTGAACGTTTCCCTGATTCTCAATTTGATATGGTGCGTTTGGGAATCGGTTTATATGGTGTCAATCCTATTGATAATTCTATTATAAATAATGTGAGTACTCTGAGAACGACGATTTTGCAGGTTCGTGATGTACCCGCTGAAGATACGGTAGGGTATGGTAGGAAAGGTCATCTCACACGTTATTCTCGTATTGCAGCAATTCCTATTGGATATGCTGATGGCTTAGACAGACATCTAGGAAATGGAAAAGGATATTGTTTGGTAAATGGGCAAAAAGCTGCTTATGTGGGAAATATTTGTATGGATGTGTGTATGATAGATGTGACTGATATTGACTGTAAAGAGGGTGATAAAGTTGTTATCTTTGGTGATGAATTACCTATAACGGTATTGTCGGATCTGTTAGGAACTATTCCTTATGAGGTACTTACAGGTATTTCTAGTCGCGTAAAGAGGATCTATTATCAAGATTAA
- the tatA gene encoding twin-arginine translocase TatA/TatE family subunit produces the protein MTNHLLLGFLPSGSEFIILALLILLLFGGKKIPELMKGLGKGVKSFKEGVNEAKEEINKAKDEVDQPAEPSEKNDKK, from the coding sequence ATGACTAATCACTTGTTGTTGGGCTTTTTGCCTAGTGGCTCGGAGTTTATTATCTTGGCGCTGCTTATTCTCTTATTGTTTGGAGGTAAAAAAATTCCTGAGTTGATGAAAGGACTTGGCAAAGGAGTTAAGAGCTTTAAAGAAGGAGTCAATGAAGCGAAAGAGGAGATAAATAAAGCCAAAGACGAGGTGGATCAGCCTGCTGAACCCTCAGAAAAGAATGATAAGAAATAG
- the tatC gene encoding twin-arginine translocase subunit TatC, whose product MAEMTFWDHLDELRHVLFRIIGVWLVLAVGYFIVMPYLFDHVILAPCHNDFIFYSLLRSLGEIFHLTDDFFTQEFSVKLININLAAPFFIQMSTSFWMAIVTAMPYLFFEIWNFIRPALYPNEQKGVKKALWIGTIMFFIGVLLGYFMVYPLTLRFLSTYELSAEIQNQISLNSYIDNFMMLVLCMGLAFELPLVTWLLSLMGLVNKSFLRKYRKHAIVIIVAIAAIITPTGDPFTLSVVSIPLCLLYELSILLIKDTKEIPA is encoded by the coding sequence ATGGCCGAAATGACCTTTTGGGATCATCTAGATGAGTTGAGGCATGTTTTATTTCGAATCATCGGAGTGTGGCTCGTTTTAGCTGTCGGTTACTTTATTGTAATGCCTTATCTTTTCGATCATGTGATATTGGCACCTTGTCACAATGATTTCATTTTTTATTCATTATTGCGATCGTTAGGAGAAATTTTTCATCTAACTGATGATTTCTTCACGCAAGAATTTTCTGTCAAATTAATTAATATTAATTTGGCGGCTCCCTTTTTTATTCAGATGTCTACTTCTTTTTGGATGGCTATTGTTACTGCAATGCCTTATCTTTTTTTTGAAATATGGAACTTCATCCGTCCGGCATTATATCCAAATGAACAGAAAGGGGTTAAGAAAGCTTTGTGGATTGGTACTATTATGTTTTTTATTGGGGTTCTTTTAGGCTACTTTATGGTTTATCCATTGACTCTCCGATTTTTATCTACTTACGAACTTAGTGCTGAGATACAGAATCAAATATCCTTGAATTCTTATATTGATAACTTTATGATGCTGGTTCTCTGCATGGGGTTAGCCTTTGAGCTGCCTCTTGTTACTTGGCTGTTGTCTTTGATGGGATTAGTAAATAAATCATTTTTACGAAAATACAGAAAGCATGCTATTGTGATTATTGTAGCAATTGCTGCTATAATCACCCCTACAGGAGATCCGTTTACGCTAAGTGTTGTTTCCATACCGCTTTGTCTTTTATACGAATTAAGTATTCTGCTTATTAAAGATACTAAAGAGATCCCTGCTTAA